From Levilactobacillus zymae, a single genomic window includes:
- a CDS encoding cellobiose PTS IIC subunit: MKNVLLVCAQGISSHLFLGEAKRVAETRQAPLHFSATSLAELTPELIAQQDLVLLAPQAAYHNQIDAYTAQNVQVAVIPNDIYGWLNSEALVKFANQTLNAVVAPAMASL, translated from the coding sequence ATGAAGAATGTATTGTTAGTTTGTGCTCAAGGAATTTCTAGTCACTTATTTTTAGGCGAAGCCAAGCGAGTTGCTGAGACACGCCAAGCTCCTTTACACTTCAGTGCAACGAGTCTTGCCGAATTGACGCCAGAACTGATTGCACAACAGGATCTAGTCCTGTTGGCCCCCCAAGCGGCGTACCACAATCAAATTGATGCCTATACCGCCCAAAATGTCCAGGTGGCGGTAATTCCGAATGATATTTATGGGTGGCTCAATAGTGAGGCGCTCGTGAAGTTTGCGAACCAAACGTTAAATGCGGTTGTCGCTCCGGCTATGGCTAGCTTATAA
- a CDS encoding PTS lactose/cellobiose transporter subunit IIA → MQVLLAAGQAKQVLLQAVAAQRQGHALNLQPGRAQLVTAHQAQNQLTARLADQHLAPNVLTCHAMDTLMAVESNYELIQALLSKSE, encoded by the coding sequence ATGCAGGTATTATTAGCGGCTGGCCAGGCCAAACAGGTGCTATTACAGGCCGTTGCCGCACAACGTCAGGGGCATGCCTTGAACTTACAGCCTGGACGCGCTCAACTGGTGACTGCTCATCAAGCCCAGAATCAGTTGACGGCCCGCTTAGCCGACCAACACCTAGCACCTAACGTTTTAACTTGCCACGCCATGGACACGTTGATGGCCGTTGAGAGCAATTATGAGTTGATTCAAGCATTATTGTCAAAATCTGAATGA